The DNA sequence GACCAGGAAATAATAAATAAACATCTTCTCCATTCTTCACTTGTTCTTTCATCAGATCATATGTATATTTCGTCAATCCTCCTGATCTGTATGGAGGCAACCCTAATGTATAATGTAGTATCTTCACTTAAATTCCTCCATATTAAGAATGCCTTATATTATAAGATAAGATTCAAACCTACTTTATTAAAAATAAGGCTGTGTTTTAAATAAATGTTGATGACTAAAACCATTTATCATATCAACTTTAATGGACCAATAGTTTAACGACATCAACATGATGTTCGTGTTTTTAGTTAAATATCAACATTCTTCTAAAACAGAGTCAAAAATAAACATTCATATTCATTAACAATTTTTGTCCAAGTATAATTCTTCTCTATTCTATCTTTAGCCTTCTCTCCCAAGATAAATCTCTCCGCTTCACTCATCTCTTCTAATTTATTAATTAAAGTAGCTAAATGATTCTTTTCCTTACTGAAATAGACTGCTCCATCCATGCCAACTTCTTTATTAAATCCAACATCTAGTAATAAGTTTAAATCTGTGGTAGCTAAAGCTTCTAATAAAGACGGGTTAGTCCCTCCAACCTCATGTCCATGCAAATAACCATAGGCATTTTCGCGTATTTTCTTCAATAATTCTTGATCATAAACGGTACCAACAAACTTGATGCGTGAATCTTGATCAAAACTAGTTTTAATTTTTAATTCTTCATAGAATTTATTTTGCTCAACATTGGTAATTAATACAAAATCTTTTTTTGTGTTCGATTTCATAAATTCCGTTATCATTGTTTCATAATTATTTTCTGGTACAAATCTACCAACTACTAAATAATATTCATTTTGTTTAATATTTTTTTCTTTATACCAATTAATTAAGGTTAAATCATCATCTGCTAACTTTGATTTTTCTGAATCTGCCCCATATGCAATAAAAGTTGTTTGTGGATTATACTTAGAGTAGTCTTCTTTAATATATCTTTCTATATTTTTAGAATCACAGACTAATAAATCAGCATGTTTAACCATCAATCGCTCTGAAATTTTCCAATACTTTTTAATTGGTGCACTCCATTTCCCACGCTTCCACTCATGACCATCCGGATTAACGAATAAAGTTATATTATATTTTTTTAATACATTTTTGAATAACCACATAAAAGGACCGATTCGACAAGCTAGAATATAAATAATTGGATTATCGATATTATTCATTTTAATGTATTTAATGCATTCTTTCAAAGCTGCTAAATCATAATAAACAGCTTTGGCAGGACCAATATTAGGAACTTTTACATTAAAACAGCGAGAATCATTATAGACAAATTCTTTTTCATCTGTTGCCAAACAAGAAACGTGATATTTAATCTCATCACTTTTTTTATTTTCAGTAAGCTTTTCAACAAATGTTTCAAAACCACCATAATTTGAAGGTATTCCTTTTGAACCTATGATAAAAACATTTCTCATTTATCTTTTACCCCATCCTTATATAATTTAGTCTCGATTAAATAAATCTCGTGTATAAACTTTTTCTTCAACATCTTGTAGTTCTTTTGATAAACGATTTGACACAATCACATCACTCATCGATTTGAATTCAT is a window from the Turicibacter bilis genome containing:
- the cps2T gene encoding beta 1-4 rhamnosyltransferase Cps2T is translated as MRNVFIIGSKGIPSNYGGFETFVEKLTENKKSDEIKYHVSCLATDEKEFVYNDSRCFNVKVPNIGPAKAVYYDLAALKECIKYIKMNNIDNPIIYILACRIGPFMWLFKNVLKKYNITLFVNPDGHEWKRGKWSAPIKKYWKISERLMVKHADLLVCDSKNIERYIKEDYSKYNPQTTFIAYGADSEKSKLADDDLTLINWYKEKNIKQNEYYLVVGRFVPENNYETMITEFMKSNTKKDFVLITNVEQNKFYEELKIKTSFDQDSRIKFVGTVYDQELLKKIRENAYGYLHGHEVGGTNPSLLEALATTDLNLLLDVGFNKEVGMDGAVYFSKEKNHLATLINKLEEMSEAERFILGEKAKDRIEKNYTWTKIVNEYECLFLTLF